The DNA sequence GGCCGCGCCGTGGGCGAGCAAGCAATCGGTAAAGCCGCCAGTGGAGGCGCCGACATCGAGGGCGAATTTGTCTTTGACTTGGATCGAGAATTGCGCCAACGCTTTGGCTAATTTTTGTCCGCCGCGGCTGACGTAAGGTGGCAGCGATTTGAAACGAATCGCGGCGTCGATGTCGGTGAGATTGCCCGCCTTGTCGACCATCTGTTCGTTGACCAGCACTTCGCCGGCGAGAATCCGGCGCCGTCCGTCTTCGCGGCTGGCGACCAGCTGGCGCTCGACCAAGAGCAGATCTAAGCGCTCCCTCTTTCCCATCCCTCTCTACTTTTCTTTTTGGCGCGCCGCACCATTTGCAACGCCGCTTGAGCGATGGCGTCTTTGTCGAAGCCGCAGATTTTTCTGAGTTCGTCTTGGGTTCCGTGTGGGATAAAACGGTCGGGCACACCGAGCCGTTTGACTTCGACGCCGGTAAATCCTTCGTCGGCGAGAAATTCCAGCACCGCGCTGCCGAAGCCGCCGGCGATCGCGTGATCTTCCACGGTGATCACTCTCGGGACGCGTCCGAGAATCGCGCCAAACAACTCCCGATCCAACGGTTTGACGAAGCGCGCATTGATCACCGCGGCGTTAATCCCCAACGGCGCCAACTCCTGCGCCGCCTTCAACGCCGGTAAAACCGTTTGGCCGACGGCGGCGATGACAATATCGTTGCCTTCGCGCAACAGCTCGCCTTTGCCGATGGGCAGACTATTTAGCTTGGTGTCCAAGGCCACGCCTCCCCCCTCGCCGCGCGGGTAACGCAGTGAGATCGGTCCGTTGAAATCGACCGCGGTCTTGAGCATATGTTGCAGCTCGTTCTCGTCCTTGGGCGCCATGATCACGAGGTTGGGGATCGAACGCATGTAGGCGAAATCGAACACGCCGTGATGGGTCGGCCCATCGGCGCCAACCAAACCGCCGCGGTCCAGCGCGAACACCACGTGCAAATTCTGCAAGCAGACATCGTGGAGAATCTCGTCGTAGCCGCGCTGCAAAAAAGTCGAGTAGATCGCGACTACGGGAATGTAGCCTTCGGTGGCCAGGCCGCCGGCAAACGTTACCGCATGCTGTTCGGCGATGCCGACATCGTAAGTACGCTTGGGCAGTTCGCGCTGCAATTTGTCGATGCCCGTGCCGCTGCCCATGGCGGCGGTGATGCCGACGATCTTGGGATTCTCCTTGGCGAGGCGAAGCAGCGACGCGCCGAAAATATCGGTGTAAGTGGGAATCGGCCCTTTATCTTTCTTCGCCTTGCCGGTGAGCACGTGGAACGGCGTCACGGCGTGAAACTTGATCGGATCCTGTTCCGCCGGCAAATAGCCTTTGCCTTTTTTCGTCACGACATGGACCAACGTCGGCCCCTCGATCTTTTTGACGTTCTCCAAGGTCGCGATCATCTCGCCGATATTGTGGCCGTCGATGGGGCCGACATATTGAAAGCCCAGGCTTTCGAAGAGAAACCCTGGGGTCACCAGACCTAGAAACGAATCGCGCAGCTTGCGCGCCACATGCTTTAAATTTTCTCCGTTCGGCAAACTCTTGAGCAAGGCCGATAAATTCTTTTGCAAGCGCACGCCCAAATCGGTGGTAAACTGCTTGCTCAGAAAAGATGACACCGCGCCGACCCTTGGATCGATAAAGTGCTCGTTGTCGTTGAGGATGACGATCAAATCCTTGTCGAGATGGCCGGCGGAATTCAAACCTTCATAGGTCAAACCCGCGCTCAAGCCGCCGTCACTGATCACCGCGACAACTTTGCGCCGCGAGCCAGCCAAAGACTTAGCTTCGACCATGCCGAGGGCGGCGGAAATAGATGTGCCGGCGTGGCCGGCGCCAAAGACATCGTACTCGCTCTCCTCGCGACTGAGAAAACCGCTCAAGCCGCCGAGCTGGCGAATCGTCGCCAAACGCTCGCGCCGGCCGCAGAGCAATTTGTGCGCGTAGGTTTGATGGCCGGTGTCCCAGACGATGCGGTCGTCCGGCGTGTTGAAAGCGTAGTGTAGCGCCAAGGTCAGCTCCACCGCGCCCAAAGTCGAGGCGAAGTGGCCGCCCACCTCGGAAACCACGGAAATCACTTCGTCGCGGATTTCCCCGGCCAGTTGGTTTAACTGTTCGGGAGAAAACTTACGAATGTCCTTGGGAAACTGAACGGTATCGAGCAGTCTTGCCATGTTAGCTGTGCATCTCCTTGGTCAAGAGTTTTCCATTGGTGTTGAGTGCGCGCGCGGCCATCTGTTCGGCGATGGCGCGCAGCGCTTCGCCGGCGGCGCCGAAGGGCGCCAGTTCATCGAAACACTGCGTGAGCAACTCGGATAACCGCTCTTGCGCTTTGGCGACGCCGACCACCGATGGATAGGTTGCTTTATTCCACTCGCTGGTGCCGGACTCGGCCAGGTCGCCCGGCGCGGTTTCGCCGAGAATGTCTAAAATATCGTCTGCGATCTGGAAAGCCAAGCCGAGCGCCTCGCCAAAGCGCGATAGCCGCCGCAGTTCGTCCGCCGACGCTCCCGCCACTTGGGCGCCGAGACGCACCGCCGCGCGAATCAGCGCGCCGGTCTTGCGCACGTGAATGTATTCCACCACGCCGATGTCCACCGCGCACCGCTCGGCTTCTATATCGAAAGCCTGGCCACCGACCAAACCGGCGATGCCCACGGCGTAGGACAATTCGTGAATCAGCTTGAGAACCAATTCGGCGGGCACACTCGCGGTAACTTCCGGCGCCGAGATCAAATGAAATGCCTCGGTGAGCAGGCCGTCGCCGGCGAGCAGCGCCATGCCTTCGCCGAACACTTTGTGATTGGCCGGCTCGCCCCGCCTGAGATCGTCATTGTCCAACGCCGGCAAATCGTCGTGAATCAGCGAATAGCCGTGGATCATTTCCACGGCGCAGGCGAACGGCATGAGGGTTTTACGTTTGGCGCCGAACAGTTCACCGGCCGCCAACACCAGAATCGGCCGAATTCGCTTGCCGCCGGGAAACAATCCGTAACGCATCGCCTTGTAGATATTGCCGGAAATCTCGGCGTGGCGCTTGAAATAGTTTTCCAACCCGCGGTCCACCGCCGCGCTGCGCGACCGGAGAAAAGTATCTAAATCGAATTTAGCCACGCTGGAAATTCTTTTACTGGCGCTGCCGACGTTGCCCATAAATTAAAATCGTTTCGCCCTCGTCAATGACGCAATCTAACACCGACCGGCGCAATTCTTCAAATCCAGCGGTGCAGTTTTCGTCGAGAAACCGACAATTGTTATTGCAGAGGAACGAACCACAGGGGAAATCGCAAGCCGTCGACACAATAGCCAAGATCAATCCTCGTCGGCGCCCGCGTCGGCCGAATCCGCGAAAGCTTTGAGCTGCGGCTTGCCGTCTTTGTCTTTGACGAGAAGCTCGATTTTCTTTTCTACTTCGTCAAGCTTTTGGTAACAGAACTTGACTAGGCCGACGCCTTTTTCGTACGCCGCCAGTGAATCTTCGAGGGACAATTCGCCGGAATCGAGATGTTCGACCACTTGTTCTAAATCTTCCAGGGCGGTTTCAAACTTTTTGTTCATTGAATCCTTGCGCGCCATGTTATTGCTCCGTTTTGTTTGTCGCTTTTGACTGTTGATTTTGCCGGCCGTTGTGGGAAATTTTTTTCAGCAACTCAAACGGCTCGATGCGCGCGTTGGCCAAGCGCGCGCCCCAGTGCAGATGGGGCCCAGTGACCCGGCCGGTGGCGCCGGACAAACCTACCGCGTCGCCTTTTTTTACTAGCGCGCCATCTTCGACTTTGAATTCGGACAAATGAAAATACATGGTGAACAAACCGCCGCCATGATCGAGCACGACGCTGCCGCCGGCGAAAAAAAAGTTACCGACCAATACGACGCGGCCGTGATTGGCCGCCAGCACTTCCGTCCCCGCCGGCGCGGACAGATCGGTGCCGCTGTGGGGCGACCGCGGCGTGCCATTGATGATGCGCCGGGAACCGAACGACGAAGCCGACTCCTGTTGCGCCACGGGCCGAACGAAGGGCGCATCCCACAACCGCTCCGGCGCGGAAGTTTCGAAGGCGCGCGCGAACGCGGCCTGTTC is a window from the Deltaproteobacteria bacterium genome containing:
- the dxs gene encoding 1-deoxy-D-xylulose-5-phosphate synthase — protein: MARLLDTVQFPKDIRKFSPEQLNQLAGEIRDEVISVVSEVGGHFASTLGAVELTLALHYAFNTPDDRIVWDTGHQTYAHKLLCGRRERLATIRQLGGLSGFLSREESEYDVFGAGHAGTSISAALGMVEAKSLAGSRRKVVAVISDGGLSAGLTYEGLNSAGHLDKDLIVILNDNEHFIDPRVGAVSSFLSKQFTTDLGVRLQKNLSALLKSLPNGENLKHVARKLRDSFLGLVTPGFLFESLGFQYVGPIDGHNIGEMIATLENVKKIEGPTLVHVVTKKGKGYLPAEQDPIKFHAVTPFHVLTGKAKKDKGPIPTYTDIFGASLLRLAKENPKIVGITAAMGSGTGIDKLQRELPKRTYDVGIAEQHAVTFAGGLATEGYIPVVAIYSTFLQRGYDEILHDVCLQNLHVVFALDRGGLVGADGPTHHGVFDFAYMRSIPNLVIMAPKDENELQHMLKTAVDFNGPISLRYPRGEGGGVALDTKLNSLPIGKGELLREGNDIVIAAVGQTVLPALKAAQELAPLGINAAVINARFVKPLDRELFGAILGRVPRVITVEDHAIAGGFGSAVLEFLADEGFTGVEVKRLGVPDRFIPHGTQDELRKICGFDKDAIAQAALQMVRRAKKKSREGWERGSA
- a CDS encoding polyprenyl synthetase family protein, whose translation is MGNVGSASKRISSVAKFDLDTFLRSRSAAVDRGLENYFKRHAEISGNIYKAMRYGLFPGGKRIRPILVLAAGELFGAKRKTLMPFACAVEMIHGYSLIHDDLPALDNDDLRRGEPANHKVFGEGMALLAGDGLLTEAFHLISAPEVTASVPAELVLKLIHELSYAVGIAGLVGGQAFDIEAERCAVDIGVVEYIHVRKTGALIRAAVRLGAQVAGASADELRRLSRFGEALGLAFQIADDILDILGETAPGDLAESGTSEWNKATYPSVVGVAKAQERLSELLTQCFDELAPFGAAGEALRAIAEQMAARALNTNGKLLTKEMHS
- a CDS encoding exodeoxyribonuclease VII small subunit, whose translation is MNKKFETALEDLEQVVEHLDSGELSLEDSLAAYEKGVGLVKFCYQKLDEVEKKIELLVKDKDGKPQLKAFADSADAGADED
- a CDS encoding M23 family metallopeptidase; this encodes MTALALLTLLISFAIGSALAQAGETGKVIWPRSIEVKQGELVEIKMSGADLATVEGNWGKQKVFFFPNGDGKFAALIGADVEAKPTLSKLRLKAISQSGAEQHKEIALKVKAKSFQTESFNVPPSFDEMTPETLEEIRREQAAFARAFETSAPERLWDAPFVRPVAQQESASSFGSRRIINGTPRSPHSGTDLSAPAGTEVLAANHGRVVLVGNFFFAGGSVVLDHGGGLFTMYFHLSEFKVEDGALVKKGDAVGLSGATGRVTGPHLHWGARLANARIEPFELLKKISHNGRQNQQSKATNKTEQ